Proteins from a single region of Manis javanica isolate MJ-LG chromosome 5, MJ_LKY, whole genome shotgun sequence:
- the RASL11B gene encoding ras-like protein family member 11B has translation MRLIQNMCTIAEYPAPASAAAADCCLGAAGRRLVKIAVVGASGVGKTALVVRFLTKRFIGDYERNAGNLYTRQVQIEGETLAIQVQDTPGIQVRENGLSCSEPLNRCIRWADAVVIVFSITDYKSYELIGQLHQHVQQLHLGTRLPMVVVANKADLLHVKQVDPQLGLQLASMLGCSFYEVSVSENYNDVYNAFHILCKEVSHKQQPSSTPEKRRTSLIPRPKSPNMQDLKRRFKQALSAKVRTVTSV, from the exons ATGCGCCTCATTCAGAACATGTGCACCATCGCCGAATACCCAGCACCGGCCAGCGCCGCCGCCGCAGATTGCTGCCTGGGGGCCGCGGGCCGCCGCCTCGTCAAGATCGCCGTAGTGGGCGCCAGCGGCGTGGGCAAAACCG CTCTGGTGGTCCGGTTCCTCACCAAACGATTCATTGGTGACTATGAAAGAAATGCAG GTAATCTCTATACCAGACAAGTCCAAATAGAAGGTGAAACCCTGGCTATTCAGGTTCAAGACACACCAGGTATTCAG GTCCGCGAGAACGGCCTGAGCTGTAGTGAGCCGTTGAATAGGTGCATCCGCTGGGCTGATGCTGTGGTGATCGTTTTCTCCATCACTGACTACAAGAGCTATGAACTCATTGGCCAGCTCCACCAGCATGTCCAGCAGCTACACCTGGGCACCCGGCTGCCCATGGTGGTCGTGGCCAACAAAGCTGACCTGCTGCATGTCAAGCAGGTGGACCCTCAGCTTGGACTGCAGCTGGCCAGCATGCTGGGCTGCTCATTCTATGAAGTGTCTGTCAGTGAAAATTACAACGACGTCTACAACGCTTTCCATATCCTGTGCAAAGAAGTGAGTCAtaagcagcagcccagcagcaCGCCAGAGAAGCGGAGAACCTCCCTCATCCCCAGGCCCAAGTCACCCAACATGCAGGACCTGAAAAGGAGGTTCAAGCAAGCCCTCTCTGCCAAAGTGAGGACTGTCACCTCCGTCTGA